Proteins from a single region of Nocardioides anomalus:
- a CDS encoding electron transfer flavoprotein subunit alpha/FixB family protein, with translation MILTVVEKELDGSAAETSLEGLTFARKLSAEGGGVPVDAVVFGEVGDDLRKDLAAYGVRTVYQVGGEAVAAYSGAGWASAILTVRQAAKSVVVMAPGSDRGMELMAHVAARAGVAMAANVLSFDGLSPFQVTRQVVGGAALEEMVLDQRPAVFTVAGHAVEAAPAESPGAADVVEHTPEVAAEDLVARVQSVEKLEAEEGSGLKSARVVVGAGRGAGGPDGFGDLEELTSLLGAALGVSRVVTAAGWRPHHEQVGQTGTRISPDLYIPCGISGAIQHWAGCSSAKTILAINTDAESPMVTRATYAVIGDLHEVVPAINEEIKRRRG, from the coding sequence ATGATCTTGACGGTCGTGGAGAAGGAGCTCGACGGCTCGGCCGCCGAGACCTCCCTGGAGGGCCTCACCTTCGCCCGCAAGCTGTCCGCCGAGGGCGGCGGCGTGCCGGTCGACGCGGTGGTCTTCGGCGAGGTCGGCGACGACCTGCGCAAGGACCTGGCGGCGTACGGCGTGCGCACGGTGTACCAGGTCGGCGGCGAGGCCGTCGCGGCGTACTCCGGCGCGGGCTGGGCCTCGGCCATCCTCACCGTGCGGCAGGCCGCGAAGTCGGTCGTCGTGATGGCGCCCGGGTCGGACCGCGGCATGGAGCTGATGGCCCACGTCGCGGCCCGCGCGGGCGTGGCCATGGCCGCCAACGTGCTGTCCTTCGACGGGCTGTCGCCGTTCCAGGTCACCCGCCAGGTGGTCGGCGGTGCCGCGCTCGAGGAGATGGTCCTCGACCAGCGGCCCGCGGTCTTCACCGTGGCGGGCCACGCCGTCGAGGCGGCGCCGGCCGAGAGCCCGGGCGCGGCCGACGTCGTCGAGCACACGCCTGAGGTCGCAGCCGAGGACCTGGTCGCGCGCGTGCAGTCGGTGGAGAAGCTCGAGGCCGAGGAGGGCAGCGGGCTCAAGTCGGCCCGCGTCGTCGTCGGCGCCGGTCGCGGCGCCGGCGGCCCGGACGGCTTCGGCGACCTCGAGGAGCTCACCTCCCTGCTCGGCGCGGCGCTCGGCGTCTCCCGCGTGGTCACCGCCGCCGGCTGGCGCCCGCACCACGAGCAGGTCGGCCAGACGGGCACCCGGATCAGCCCCGACCTCTACATCCCGTGCGGCATCAGCGGCGCCATCCAGCACTGGGCCGGCTGCTCGTCGGCCAAGACGATCCTCGCGATCAACACCGACGCGGAGTCGCC
- a CDS encoding electron transfer flavoprotein subunit beta/FixA family protein: MAANVLVCIKRVPDSSSEVVLTDDGQAVDGRFAGFTTSPHEECAVELAVQVTAAGGGQASVLTLGDAEAVEQLRNALAVGATAATLVQAEPSTFGPADVAREIAAVVRAHEAEGTSHDLILLGNDAADSGDFQVGIRLSYELGRPVVNGARTLSVEDDHVVARGEGPEGTETYRVPLPAIVTVREGGVEPRYPSVPGRMKAKKVAVEERTPSAEPSGAKRVRMTLPPPVPSNVQILGEGAAAAPAVVDILEELGVLAR; encoded by the coding sequence GTGGCGGCCAACGTCCTGGTCTGCATCAAGCGGGTCCCGGACTCCTCCAGCGAGGTCGTGCTGACCGACGACGGCCAGGCCGTCGACGGCCGGTTCGCCGGCTTCACGACCAGCCCGCACGAGGAGTGCGCCGTCGAGCTCGCGGTGCAGGTCACCGCGGCCGGCGGCGGCCAGGCCTCCGTGCTGACCCTCGGCGACGCCGAGGCCGTCGAGCAGCTGCGCAACGCGCTGGCCGTCGGCGCGACCGCGGCCACGCTGGTCCAGGCGGAGCCGTCGACGTTCGGCCCGGCCGACGTGGCCCGCGAGATCGCCGCGGTGGTCCGGGCCCACGAGGCCGAGGGCACCAGCCACGACCTGATCCTGCTGGGCAACGACGCCGCGGACAGCGGCGACTTCCAGGTCGGCATCCGGCTCTCCTACGAGCTGGGCCGTCCGGTCGTGAACGGCGCCCGCACCCTCTCGGTCGAGGACGACCACGTCGTCGCCCGCGGCGAGGGCCCCGAGGGCACCGAGACCTACCGGGTGCCGCTGCCGGCCATCGTCACGGTGCGCGAGGGCGGCGTGGAGCCGCGCTACCCGAGCGTGCCGGGCCGGATGAAGGCCAAGAAGGTCGCCGTGGAGGAGCGGACCCCGTCCGCGGAGCCGAGCGGCGCCAAGCGGGTCCGGATGACGCTGCCGCCGCCGGTGCCGTCGAACGTGCAGATCCTCGGCGAGGGCGCGGCCGCCGCGCCCGCGGTCGTGGACATCCTGGAGGAGCTGGGGGTGCTGGCCCGATGA
- a CDS encoding GcvT family protein: MAEVPTQAKCVVIGAGIVGNSLVHHLAELGWTDIVQIDKGPLPNPGGSTGHASNFIFLTDHSREITDLTLDSVAQYREMGVLIEPGGFEVARTEERMEELRRRMSSAKAWGIEAELVSPEFVQEKVPFLDKDQIIGAFWQPGVGVVDSLRAGTIMRERALEKGVLTVVPNVEVTDLEVTDGTITAVVTDGGTIQAETVVIACGVWSPKIADMAGVSLPLTPAVHQMISVGPCPQLAETEGEITFPIVRDMDTFCYERQHGADMEVGSYAHRAILMEPEDIPSIEQSKLSPTELPFTSDDFDTQLEQAYELMPELLGAEGAEMRYAINGLLSLTADGLPILGESDVKGLWTAAAVWIKEGPGVGRAVAEWMTHGFSEIDISHSDIARFHEHQKPREHTKLRTTESFIKTYGIVHPAEQYESDRNQRLSPMHESQQKLGAFFFETAGWERPHWYESNADLVEQYGDATMPREHEWDSRWWSPIINAEHLRMREAAGVVDLTAFQIFDIEGPGALDSVQRTCVAQCDVAVGKVIYTPVLDANGGFRSDLTVMRLGDDHFRVVTGGAHGPADRKWFRDHLTGEATLTDVTDSVSTIGLWGPQAREVLASLTSDDVSDAGFAMLTCREITVNGAQVLASRISYVGELGWELYVDFADAAALWDALLETGDSHGTRPVGIGVYGTTGRIEKGYRAYGYELDGERTIVEAGMQRPKVKAADFTGKAKYLAQRDEAPKAVLCTLTVEDHTSASGTKRYMLGGEPILTRDGGTLTDGHGHHPYVTTAGSAPSLGKHVLLAYLPPEAATVGNELAVSYMEELYPVVVGSVDATALFDPSNERMR, encoded by the coding sequence GTGGCAGAGGTCCCCACCCAGGCCAAGTGCGTCGTCATCGGCGCGGGCATCGTCGGCAACAGCCTGGTCCACCACCTGGCCGAGCTCGGCTGGACCGACATCGTCCAGATCGACAAGGGCCCGCTGCCCAACCCGGGTGGCTCGACCGGCCACGCCTCGAACTTCATCTTCCTGACCGACCACTCGCGTGAGATCACCGACCTCACGCTGGACTCGGTGGCGCAGTACCGCGAGATGGGCGTGCTCATCGAGCCCGGCGGCTTCGAGGTCGCCCGCACCGAGGAGCGGATGGAGGAGCTGCGCCGCCGCATGTCCTCGGCCAAGGCCTGGGGCATCGAGGCCGAGCTGGTCTCCCCGGAGTTCGTGCAGGAGAAGGTCCCGTTCCTCGACAAGGACCAGATCATCGGCGCCTTCTGGCAGCCCGGCGTCGGCGTCGTCGACTCCCTGCGCGCCGGCACGATCATGCGCGAGCGGGCCCTGGAGAAGGGCGTGCTCACCGTCGTCCCGAACGTCGAGGTGACCGACCTCGAGGTCACCGACGGCACGATCACCGCGGTCGTGACCGACGGCGGCACGATCCAGGCCGAGACCGTGGTCATCGCGTGCGGCGTCTGGAGCCCCAAGATCGCCGACATGGCCGGCGTGAGCCTCCCGCTCACCCCCGCCGTGCACCAGATGATCTCGGTCGGCCCGTGCCCGCAGCTGGCCGAGACCGAGGGTGAGATCACCTTCCCGATCGTGCGCGACATGGACACCTTCTGCTACGAGCGCCAGCACGGCGCCGACATGGAGGTCGGCTCCTACGCCCACCGGGCGATCCTGATGGAGCCCGAGGACATCCCCTCGATCGAGCAGTCCAAGCTCAGCCCGACCGAGCTGCCCTTCACCTCCGACGACTTCGACACCCAGCTCGAGCAGGCCTACGAGCTGATGCCCGAGCTGCTCGGCGCCGAGGGCGCGGAGATGCGCTACGCCATCAACGGCCTGCTCTCCCTGACCGCCGACGGGCTGCCGATCCTGGGTGAGTCCGACGTGAAGGGCCTCTGGACCGCGGCGGCGGTGTGGATCAAGGAGGGCCCGGGCGTCGGCCGTGCCGTCGCGGAGTGGATGACCCACGGCTTCAGCGAGATCGACATCAGCCACAGCGACATCGCCCGCTTCCACGAGCACCAGAAGCCGCGCGAGCACACCAAGCTGCGCACCACCGAGTCGTTCATCAAGACCTACGGCATCGTGCACCCGGCCGAGCAGTACGAGTCCGACCGCAACCAGCGCCTCTCGCCCATGCACGAGAGCCAGCAGAAGCTCGGCGCGTTCTTCTTCGAGACCGCCGGCTGGGAGCGCCCGCACTGGTACGAGTCCAACGCCGACCTCGTCGAGCAGTACGGCGACGCGACTATGCCGCGCGAGCACGAGTGGGACTCGCGCTGGTGGAGCCCGATCATCAACGCCGAGCACCTGCGCATGCGCGAGGCCGCCGGCGTCGTCGACCTCACGGCGTTCCAGATCTTCGACATCGAGGGTCCGGGCGCGCTCGACAGCGTCCAGCGCACCTGCGTCGCCCAGTGCGACGTGGCGGTGGGCAAGGTCATCTACACCCCGGTGCTCGACGCCAACGGCGGCTTCCGCTCCGACCTCACCGTGATGCGGCTCGGTGACGACCACTTCCGCGTGGTCACCGGCGGCGCGCACGGCCCGGCCGACCGCAAGTGGTTCCGCGACCACCTCACCGGCGAGGCCACGCTCACCGACGTCACCGACTCGGTCTCGACCATCGGCCTGTGGGGCCCGCAGGCCCGCGAGGTGCTCGCCTCGCTGACCAGCGACGACGTCTCCGACGCCGGGTTCGCGATGCTCACCTGTCGCGAGATCACGGTGAACGGCGCCCAGGTCCTGGCGTCGCGCATCTCCTACGTCGGCGAGCTCGGCTGGGAGCTGTACGTCGACTTCGCCGACGCCGCCGCCCTCTGGGACGCGCTGCTCGAGACCGGCGACTCGCACGGCACCCGCCCGGTCGGCATCGGCGTCTACGGCACCACCGGCCGCATCGAGAAGGGCTACCGCGCCTACGGCTACGAGCTGGACGGCGAGCGCACCATCGTCGAGGCCGGCATGCAGCGACCCAAGGTCAAGGCGGCCGACTTCACCGGCAAGGCGAAGTACCTCGCCCAGCGCGACGAGGCCCCGAAGGCCGTCCTCTGCACGCTGACCGTCGAGGACCACACCTCCGCGTCGGGGACGAAGCGCTACATGCTCGGCGGCGAGCCGATCCTGACCCGCGACGGCGGCACCCTGACCGACGGCCACGGCCACCACCCGTACGTCACCACCGCCGGCTCCGCGCCGTCGCTGGGCAAGCACGTGCTGCTGGCCTACCTCCCGCCGGAGGCGGCCACGGTCGGCAACGAGCTGGCCGTGTCGTACATGGAGGAGCTCTACCCCGTCGTCGTGGGCTCGGTCGACGCCACCGCGCTGTTCGACCCCAGCAACGAGCGGATGCGCTGA